ACGGCGACCTGCCGTGCGACGACCCCGAACTCCAGCCCCTCCCGGGCCACCGTCGCGTCGACCTCGACGGCCCTCTTCAGCAGGACCTGGGCGGCGTCGACGGGCTGCTGCGCCAGGATCACCGTCGCGTCCTGCTTGATGATCCCGCCCTTCTCCTCCGCGATCGCGCCGGGCGTCTCGCCCAGCCGGTCGGTGTGGTCGAGGTCGATGGGCGTGACGACGGCGACGTCGGCGTCGATGACGTTGGTGGCGTCCCAGGAGCCGCCCATCCCCACCTCGACGACGGCCACGTCGACGGGCGCGTCCGCGAAGGCGGCGTACGCCATGCCCGTGAGCACCTCGAAGAAGGACAGCCGGTACTCCTGCTGCGCGTCGACCATCTCGACGTACGGCTTGACGTCCTGGTACGTCTCGACGAACCGCTCGGCGGAGATCGGGGCCCCGTCGAGGCTGATCCGCTCGGTGATCGACTGGACGTGCGGGGACGTGTACCGCCCGGTACGCAGGTCGAACGCGCCCAGCAGGGCCTCGATCATCCGGGCGGTGGACGTCTTGCCGTTCGTCCCCGTGATGTGGATCGAGGGGTACGACCGCTGCGGGTCGCCCAGGACGTCCACCAGCGCGGCGATGCGGCCGACGGAGGGATCCAGCTTGGTCTCGCCCCAGCGGGTGGCCAGCTCCGCCTCGACCTCGCGCAGGGCCTTGTCGACCTCGGGATCCTGGGGACGCCCGGGCACGTCTGCCTGCGGCGCTGCGCCCTGGGTACGGAGGGTGCGGCTGCCGGCCTCGATGACCGCGAGGTCGGGGTCGCGGTCGGTCGCTTCCGCGATGATCTCGTCGAAGGGATCGGGCTGGTCGTCGTCGTTGCCGTTCGGGGGGAGCTCGCTCACGGGGCCAGTCTACGGACGGCCGCTGACAGAGGTGGACGAAGGCCCCCGGGACCGTGCCGGTCCCGGGGGCCTTCGTCTACGTACGACAGCGGGTCACGCCTGCGGCAGGCGGTCCAGCTGGGCCGTGATGCGCTCGATGTCCTCGTCCGCCTTGGTGAGGCGGGCGCGGATCTTCTCGACCACGTTGTCCGGGGCCTTCGCCAGGAACGCCTCGTTGCCGAGCTTGGCGTTGGCCTGGGTCTTCTCCTTCTCGGCCGCCGCGAGGTCCTTGGCCAGGCGCTTGCGCTCCGCGGCCACGTCGATCGTGCCGGAGAGGTCCAGCGCGACCGTGGCGCCCGCGACCGGCAGGGTCGCCGTCGCCGAGAAGGCCTCGCCCTCCGGCTGGAGGCGGAGCAGCTGGCGGATGGCCGCCTCGTGCGGGGCGAGCGCGGCGCCGTCCAGCGTGAGGCGGGCCGGGACGCGCTGGCCGGGCTGGAGGCCCTGGTCGGCGCGGAAGCGGCGGACCTCGGTGATGACGGACTGGAGGCTCTCGATCTCCTGCTCGGCGGCCGTGTCCCGGAAGCCGCTGTCGGCGGGCCACTCGGCGGTGACGAGGGTCTCGCCGCCGGTCAGCGTGGTCCACAGCGTCTCGGTGACGAACGGGACGACGGGGTGCAGCAGCCTCAGGGTGACGTCGAGGACCTCGCCCAGGACGCGCTGGGAGACCTTCGCCGGCTCGCCGCCCGCCTGGAAGACGGTCTTGGACAGCTCGACGTACCAGTCGAAGACCTCGTCCCAGGCGAAGTGGAACAGCGCGTCGGAGAGCTTCGCGAACTGGAAGTCCTCGTAGAACGCGTCGACTTCGGCGACCGTCTCGTTCAGCCGGGAGAGGATCCAGCGGTCCGTCGCCGACAGCCGCGAGGCGTCCGGCAGCGGGCCCTCGACCGTCGCGCCGTTCATCAGCGCGAAGCGGGTGGCGTTCCAGATCTTGTTGGCGAAGTTGCGGGAGCCCTGGACCCAGTCCTCGCCGATGGGAACGTCGACGCCGGGGTTGGCGCCGCGAGCGAGCGTGAACCGCAGCGCGTCGGAGCCGTACTTGTCCATCCAGTCCAGCGGGTTGACCGCGTTGCCGAAGGACTTGGACATCTTCTTGCCGAACTGGTCACGGACCATGCCGTGCAGGGCGATGGTGTGGAACGGCGGCGTGCCGTCCATCGCGTAGAGGCCGAACATCATCATCCGGGCGACCCAGAAGAAGAGGATGTCGTAGCCGGTGACCAGGACGGAGTTCGGGTAGAACTTCGCAAGCGACTCGGTCTGTTCGGGCCAGCCGAGGGTGGAGAAGGGCCAGAGGCCGGAGGAGAACCAGGTGTCGAGGACGTCGGTGTCCTGACGCCAGCCCTCGCCCGTCGGCGGCTCCTCGTCGGGGCCGACGCAGACGACCTCGCCGTCCGGGCCGTACCAGACCGGGATGCGGTGGCCCCACCACAACTGCCGTGAGATGCACCAGTCGTGGAGGTTGTCGACCCAGTCGAAGTACCGCTTCTCCATCTCCTGCGGGTGGATCTTGACCCGGCCGTCGCGGACGGCGTCGCCGGCCGCCTTGGCCAGCGGGCCGACCTTGACCCACCACTGCATGGACAGGCGCGGTTCGATGGTGGTCTTGCAGCGCGAGCAGTGGCCGACGGAGTGGACGTACGGGCGCTTCTCGGCGACGATCCGGCCCTCGGCGCGCAGGGCGGCGACGATGGCGGAGCGGGCCTCGAGCCGGTCCTGGCCCTGGAAGGGGCCGTGGGCGGTGATGACGGCGTGCTCGTCCATGATCGTGATGGACGGCAGGTCGTGACGCTGGCCGATCTCGAAGTCGTTCGGGTCGTGGGCCGGGGTGACCTTGACGGCGCCCGTGCCGAACTCGGGGTCGACGTGCTCGTCGGCGACGACCGGGATGGAACGGTCGGTCAGCGGCAGCTTGATGAGCTTGCCGACGAGGTGCTTGTACCGCTCGTCGTCCGGGTGGACGGCGACGGCGGTGTCACCGAGCATGGTCTCGGCGCGGGTGGTGGCGACGACGATGGCGTCGTCCCCGTCCCCGTACTTCATGGAGACGAGTTCGCCGTCGTCGTCCTGGTACTCGACCTCGATGTCGGAGATCGCGGTCAGACAACGCGGACACCAGTTGATGATGCGCTCGGCGCGATAGATCAGCTCGTCGTCGTAGAGCCGCTTGAAGATGGTCTGGACGGCCTGGGACAGGCCCTCGTCCATGGTGAAGCGCTCGCGCGACCAGGCGACGCCGTCGC
This window of the Streptomyces sp. NBC_01275 genome carries:
- a CDS encoding folylpolyglutamate synthase/dihydrofolate synthase family protein, which codes for MSELPPNGNDDDQPDPFDEIIAEATDRDPDLAVIEAGSRTLRTQGAAPQADVPGRPQDPEVDKALREVEAELATRWGETKLDPSVGRIAALVDVLGDPQRSYPSIHITGTNGKTSTARMIEALLGAFDLRTGRYTSPHVQSITERISLDGAPISAERFVETYQDVKPYVEMVDAQQEYRLSFFEVLTGMAYAAFADAPVDVAVVEVGMGGSWDATNVIDADVAVVTPIDLDHTDRLGETPGAIAEEKGGIIKQDATVILAQQPVDAAQVLLKRAVEVDATVAREGLEFGVVARQVAVGGQVVTLRGLGGEYPEVYLPLHGAYQAHNAAVALAAVEAFFGVGSQRPEPLAVDTVRKAFAAVSSPGRLEVVRRSPTVVLDAAHNPAGARATAEAVGEAFDFSRLIGVVGASGDKDVRGLLEAFEPLFAEVVVTQNSTPRAMDADELAAIAVEVFGDDRVQVEPRLPDALEAAITLAEEDGEFTGGGVLVTGSVITVGEARLLLGKG
- a CDS encoding valine--tRNA ligase, which codes for MTENAHQQPSAPPTELPTQYAPADVEGPLYERWVERGYFEADAKSEKPPYTVVIPPPNVTGSLHLGHAFEHTLIDALTRRKRMQGFETLWQPGMDHAGIATQNVVERELGKEGKSRHDLGREAFVERVWQWKGESGGQISGQMRRLGDGVAWSRERFTMDEGLSQAVQTIFKRLYDDELIYRAERIINWCPRCLTAISDIEVEYQDDDGELVSMKYGDGDDAIVVATTRAETMLGDTAVAVHPDDERYKHLVGKLIKLPLTDRSIPVVADEHVDPEFGTGAVKVTPAHDPNDFEIGQRHDLPSITIMDEHAVITAHGPFQGQDRLEARSAIVAALRAEGRIVAEKRPYVHSVGHCSRCKTTIEPRLSMQWWVKVGPLAKAAGDAVRDGRVKIHPQEMEKRYFDWVDNLHDWCISRQLWWGHRIPVWYGPDGEVVCVGPDEEPPTGEGWRQDTDVLDTWFSSGLWPFSTLGWPEQTESLAKFYPNSVLVTGYDILFFWVARMMMFGLYAMDGTPPFHTIALHGMVRDQFGKKMSKSFGNAVNPLDWMDKYGSDALRFTLARGANPGVDVPIGEDWVQGSRNFANKIWNATRFALMNGATVEGPLPDASRLSATDRWILSRLNETVAEVDAFYEDFQFAKLSDALFHFAWDEVFDWYVELSKTVFQAGGEPAKVSQRVLGEVLDVTLRLLHPVVPFVTETLWTTLTGGETLVTAEWPADSGFRDTAAEQEIESLQSVITEVRRFRADQGLQPGQRVPARLTLDGAALAPHEAAIRQLLRLQPEGEAFSATATLPVAGATVALDLSGTIDVAAERKRLAKDLAAAEKEKTQANAKLGNEAFLAKAPDNVVEKIRARLTKADEDIERITAQLDRLPQA